The following coding sequences are from one Saccharomyces cerevisiae S288C chromosome VI, complete sequence window:
- the CSS2 gene encoding Css2p (hypothetical protein, secreted when constitutively expressed; SWAT-GFP fusion protein localizes to the endoplasmic reticulum (ER) and extracellular region, while mCherry fusion protein localizes to the ER and vacuole; mRNA identified as translated by ribosome profiling data; CSS2 is a non-essential gene): MWCYSHFLLIFVSFVTSFAHKLPANNSTTNGGTDGIAVPVIETTIDSGMYSENGTDLMTPEDLPDLLSDGIVLSFANTTETGSDSDSTLIDSEDLRRCIDMPDRSCSAQRGNLCSYSFWDIPFSFLNTVHDIFGMTNMGNCAVMAGDKGAFYYKYYPVEPNCNSTIHQKTIDDALQQATEQLNGDFNNMYFFHVNRGGLWQGDMMVGTRVFTWFAGAKWAEHKGSIEAGFTS; this comes from the coding sequence ATGTGGTGCTATTCTcactttttattaatttttgtttccttcGTGACTTCTTTTGCACATAAGCTCCCAGCTAATAACTCAACGACTAATGGAGGTACCGACGGAATAGCTGTACCAGTTATAGAAACTACTATTGATTCAGGGATGTATTCTGAGAACGGTACTGATTTGATGACACCCGAAGATCTTCCTGATTTGCTATCAGATGGTATAGTATTATCTTTTGCTAATACTACAGAAACGGGCTCGGATTCGGACTCCACGTTAATTGACAGTGAAGATCTTCGGAGATGTATAGATATGCCGGACCGCTCATGCTCTGCTCAACGAGGCAATTTGTGTTCATACAGTTTTTGGGATATTCCTTTCAGTTTCTTGAATACAGTCCATGATATATTCGGCATGACTAATATGGGTAATTGCGCAGTTATGGCTGGTGATAAGGGtgctttttattataaatACTATCCTGTTGAACCTAACTGCAATTCAACTATACACCAAAAGACGATTGACGATGCTTTACAACAAGCAACTGAACAACTGAATGGTGACTTTAACAACatgtattttttccatGTCAACCGTGGTGGATTGTGGCAGGGTGATATGATGGTTGGAACTCGCGTCTTTACCTGGTTTGCTGGCGCCAAGTGGGCTGAACATAAAGGTTCCATAGAGGCAGGTTTCACCTCGTAG
- the FAB1 gene encoding 1-phosphatidylinositol-3-phosphate 5-kinase (1-phosphatidylinositol-3-phosphate 5-kinase; vacuolar membrane kinase that generates phosphatidylinositol (3,5)P2, which is involved in vacuolar sorting and homeostasis) gives MSSEEPHASISFPDGSHVRSSSTGTSSVNTIDATLSRPNYIKKPSLHIMSTSTTSTTTDLVTNPILSNISVPKISPPTSSSIATATSTSHVTGTASHSNIKANANTSTSVNKKNLPPTTSGRIPSSTIKRYPSRYKPSHSLQLPIKNDSNFKRSSIYASKSTVTAIPIRNNRPISMQNSYARTPDSDHDDVGDEVSSIKSASSSLTASLSKSFLFAFYNNRKKDKTSNNGVLSKEYWMKDESSKECFSCGKTFNTFRRKHHCRICGQIFCSSCTLLIDGDRFGCHAKMRVCYNCYEHADTYEDSSDEENDSTMQLNEPRSRSRSRSSNTNPYSHSHSHLHLISQDNHNGTDLHDPVAATDNPQQQNEVYLLNDDDVQSIMTSGEDSKLFISTPPPPPKMAIPATKQGGSLEISFDSENDRALHYQDDNPGRHHHLDSVPTRYTIRDMDNISHYDTNSNSTLRPHYNTNNSTITINNLNNTTSNNSNYNNTNSNSNINNPAHSLRRSIFHYVSSNSVNKDSNNSSATPASSAQSSSILDPANRIIGNYAHRNYKFKFNYNSKGPSQQNDTANGNNDNNNNNNNNNNNNNNNSASGIADNNNIPSNDNGTTFTLDKKKRNPLTKSKSTSAYLEYPLNEEDSSEDEGSMSIYSVLNDDHKTDNPIRSMRNSTKSFQRAQASLQRMRFRRKSKSKHFPNNSKSSIYRDLNFLTNSTPNLLSVVSDDNLYDDSSPLQDKASSSAASRLTDRKFSNSSGSNNNSNSNSNINTDPWKRIASISGFKLKKEKKRELNEVSLLHMHALLKQLLNDQEISNLQEWITLLDGALRKVLRTILNARDLNTLDFRQTYVKIKRISGGSPQNSEYIDGVVFSKALPSKTMPRHLKNPRILLIMFPLEYQKNNNHFLSIESVFRQEREYLDKLVSRLKSLHPDIIYVGANVSGYALELLNDSGIVVQFNMKPQVIERIAKLTEADIAISVDKLATNIKMGECETFEVKSYIYGNISKTYTFLRGCNPELGGTILLRGDSLENLRKIKQVSEFMVYAIFSLKLESSFFNDNFIQLSTDVYLKRAESKKLQVFEGYFADFLIKFNNRILTVSPTVDFPIPFLLEKARGLEKKLIERINQYESESDLDRQTQLNMLQGLESTITKKHLGNLIKFLHEMEIENLELEFQKRSRQWEVSYSSSQNLLGTGSHQSITVLYSMVSTKTATPCVGPQIVTIDYFWDSDISIGQFIENVVGTARYPCQQGCNGLYLDHYRSYVHGSGKVDVLIEKFQTRLPKLKDIILTWSYCKKCGTSTPILQISEKTWNHSFGKYLEVMFWSYKDSVTGIGKCPHDFTKDHVKYFGYNDLVVRLEYSDLEVHELITPPRKIKWKPHIDIKLKVELYYKILEKINNFYGSVLSRLERIKLDSMTKDKVLSGQAKIIELKSNATEEQKLMLQDLDTFYADSPCDQHLPLNLVIKSLYDKAVNWNSTFAIFAKSYLPSETDISRITAKQLKKLFYDSSRKDSEDKKSLHDEKAKTRKPEKNELPLEGLKDVEKPKIDSKNTTENRDRTNEPQNAVTITTFKDDTPIIPTSGTSHLTVTPSASSVSSSLTPQTEERPPISRSGTGISMTHDKSTRPNIRKMSSDSSLCGLASLANEYSKNNKVSKLATFFDQMHFDALSKEFELERERERLQLNKDKYQAIRLQTSTPIVEIYKNVKDAVDEPLHSRSSGNNLSSANVKTLEAPVGEHSRANNCNPPNLDQNLETELENSISQWGENILNPSGKTTASTHLNSKPVVKETSENPKSIVRESDNSKSEPLPPVITTTTVNKVESTPQPEKSLLMKTLSNFWADRSAYLWKPLVYPTCPSEHIFTDSDVIIREDEPSSLIAFCLSTSDYRNKMMNLNVQQQQQQQTAEAAPAKTGGNSGGTTQTGDPSVNISPSVSTTSHNKGRDSEISSLVTTKEGLLNTPPIEGARDRTPQESQTHSQANLDTLQELEKIMTKKTATHLRYQFEEGLTVMSCKIFFTEHFDVFRKICDCQENFIQSLSRCVKWDSNGGKSGSGFLKTLDDRFIIKELSHAELEAFIKFAPSYFEYMAQAMFHDLPTTLAKVFGFYQIQVKSSISSSKSYKMDVIIMENLFYEKKTTRIFDLKGSMRNRHVEQTGKANEVLLDENMVEYIYESPIHVREYDKKLLRASVWNDTLFLAKMNVMDYSLVIGIDNEGYTLTVGIIDFIRTFTWDKKLESWVKEKGLVGGASVIKQPTVVTPRQYKKRFREAMERYILMVPDPWYREGN, from the coding sequence ATGTCATCGGAAGAACCCCATGCATCTATATCCTTTCCAGATGGCTCACATGTCCGGTCGTCCTCCACTGGTACTTCATCTGTGAACACAATCGATGCTACCTTATCCAGACCGAACTATATTAAGAAACCGTCCCTGCACATTATGTCGACATCTACGACGTCGACTACGACGGATCTAGTGACAAACCCAATTCTGAGCAATATCTCCGTGCCAAAAATAAGCCCCCCCACATCATCCTCGATAGCAACAGCGACATCAACAAGTCACGTGACCGGCACTGCGTCGCATTCGAACATTAAAGCTAATGCTAACACTAGTACCAGCGtgaataagaaaaatttgccGCCAACAACTAGTGGGAGGATACCCTCTAGCACCATCAAGAGATATCCGAGTCGCTATAAGCCTTCTCACTCGCTGCAGCTGCCCATTAAGAACGACTCCAACTTTAAACGATCTAGCATATATGCCTCCAAATCCACTGTTACTGCTATCCCCATTAGGAACAATCGGCCAATTTCCATGCAGAATTCCTATGCGCGCACTCCTGACAGCGATCATGACGACGTTGGCGATGAAGTGTCTTCGATAAAGAGTGCCTCTTCTTCGTTGACCGCATCCCTGTCCAAGAGTTTCCTGTTCGCATTTTATAACAACCGCAAGAAGGACAAGACCAGTAACAATGGTGTCCTCTCAAAGGAATATTGGATGAAGGACGAGAGTTCTAAAGAATGTTTCAGTTGTGGTAAAACGTTTAACACTTTCAGAAGGAAACACCACTGCAGGATATGCggccaaattttttgcagCAGTTGCACTCTCTTGATAGATGGTGATCGATTCGGCTGTCATGCCAAGATGCGAGTATGTTACAATTGTTATGAGCATGCAGACACATACGAGGACTCCAGTGATGAAGAGAATGATTCTACAATGCAATTGAATGAGCCAAGGTCTCGCTCTCGCTCTCGTTCTTCCAATACCAATCCATATTCTCATTCACATTCGCATTTGCATCTCATTTCACAGGACAACCATAACGGTACCGATCTCCATGATCCAGTAGCAGCAACGGATAACCCTCAACAGCAGAATGAGGTCTACCTATTAAATGACGATGACGTACAAAGTATAATGACCTCAGGTGAAGATTCTAAATTGTTCATTTCTACACCCCCACCACCACCGAAGATGGCCATCCCAGCAACAAAGCAAGGCGGATCGCTGGAAATCTCATTCGATTCGGAAAACGATAGGGCTTTGCATTATCAAGATGACAACCCCGGTCGCCATCATCACCTCGATTCCGTGCCCACAAGGTACACTATCAGAGATATGGACAATATATCACATTACGATACCAACTCTAATTCCACTTTGAGGCCACATTATAACACCAATAACAGCACTATTACCATCAACAACCTCAACAACACTACTtccaacaacagcaactATAACAATACCAATAGCAACAGCAACATCAATAATCCTGCGCATTCCTTAAGAAGGTCTATTTTCCATTATGTAAGCAGCAATAGTGTTAACAAGGACAGTAACAATAGCTCTGCAACACCCGCTTCGTCTGCACAGTCTTCTTCCATACTGGATCCTGCCAATCGTATTATCGGGAATTATGCTCATAGAAATTACAAGTTTAAATTCAACTACAATTCCAAAGGTCCTTCGCAACAAAATGACACGGCAAATggaaataatgataataataataataataataataataataataataataataataacagtGCCAGCGGTATTGCTGACAACAATAACATTCCCTCAAACGACAATGGCACGACGTTCACTCTAgataagaagaaaagaaacccACTGACAAAATCTAAATCTACGTCCGCTTACCTAGAATATCCTCTAAACGAGGAAGACTCTTCTGAGGACGAAGGTTCCATGTCCATATATTCTGTATTGAATGATGACCATAAAACTGACAATCCAATTAGATCAATGAGGAACTCCacaaaatcttttcaaCGAGCGCAAGCTTCACTACAGCGGATGAGGTTTAGaaggaaaagtaaaagCAAGCATTTTCCCAACAATTCGAAAAGTTCCATTTATAGAGACTTAAATTTCTTGACCAATAGTACTCCCAATTTACTTTCTGTAGTAAGCGACGATAATCTATACGACGATTCTTCTCCTTTGCAAGACAAGGCCTCTTCATCCGCTGCAAGCAGACTCACTGACAGAAAATTCAGCAATAGCAGTGGcagcaataataatagcaataGTAATAGCAATATCAACACCGATCCTTGGAAGAGAATCGCTAGTATATCGGGATTCAAActgaaaaaggaaaaaaagagagaattAAATGAAGTCTCTCTTTTACATATGCATGCCCTATTAAAACAATTATTGAATGATCAAGAAATTTCCAATCTTCAAGAATGGATAACCCTTCTAGATGGCGCTTTGCGTAAAGTTTTAAGGACCATCCTGAACGCGAGGGATTTGAACACATTAGATTTTAGACAAACTTACGTTAagataaaaagaattaGTGGTGGATCTCCTCAAAATTCAGAATATATCGACGGGGTTGTCTTTTCGAAAGCATTGCCGTCGAAAACAATGCCACGgcatttgaaaaacccAAGGATACTATTAATCATGTTTCCACTGGAGTACCAAAAGAACAATAACCACTTTCTAAGTATAGAGTCCGTCTTTAGGCAAGAGCGCGAATATTTGGATAAACTTGTTTCGAGATTAAAGTCATTACATCCTGATATTATATACGTCGGCGCCAATGTTAGTGGGTACGCGTTAGAACTATTAAATGACTCAGGCATTGTCGTACAGTTTAATATGAAACCACAAGtcattgaaagaattgCCAAGCTAACAGAAGCAGATATTGCCATTTCTGTGGATAAGTTGGCTACGAATATTAAGATGGGTGAATGTGAAACTTTTGAAGTTAAAAGCTACATTTATGGAAACATCAGTAAAACATATACATTTCTTCGGGGCTGTAACCCAGAACTTGGTGGAACAATTTTGTTAAGAGGTGATAGTCTTGAAAACTTGagaaaaatcaaacaagTCTCTGAATTTATGGTCTAcgcaattttttcattgaagtTGGAAAGTTCATTTTTTAACGATAATTTCATACAACTTTCTACAGATGTTTATTTGAAGAGAGCTGAATCCAAAAAACTGCAAGTTTTCGAAGGTTATTTTGCAGATTTCTTGATCAAATTCAATAACAGGATTTTGACTGTATCACCAACGGTAGATTTCCCCATTCCCTTTTTATTGGAAAAAGCCAGAGGCTTGGAAAAGAAGCTCATAGAAAGGATCAATCAATATGAAAGCGAATCTGATTTAGATCGGCAAACGCAACTAAATATGCTTCAAGGCTTAGAATCGACTATCACTAAGAAACACTTAGgaaatttaataaaattcCTGCATGAaatggaaattgaaaatttagaGCTTGAGTTTCAGAAGAGAAGTCGTCAATGGGAGGtttcatattcatcatCACAGAACTTACTTGGTACGGGCTCACACCAGTCTATAACAGTTCTCTACTCAATGGTTTCAACAAAGACTGCCACACCTTGCGTTGGCCCTCAAATTGTTACTATTGACTATTTTTGGGACAGTGATATTTCCATTGGTCAGTTTATCGAGAACGTCGTGGGAACTGCCAGGTATCCCTGCCAACAAGGCTGTAATGGTCTGTATTTGGATCATTATAGAAGCTATGTTCATGGGTCAGGAAAAGTAGACGTTTTAATCGAAAAATTCCAAACTAGATTaccaaaattaaaagatatTATCCTCACGTGGAGTTATTGTAAAAAATGTGGGACATCTACTCCGATTTTACAAATTAGCGAAAAAACCTGGAATCATTCTTTCGGTAAATATTTAGAAGTCATGTTTTGGAGTTACAAAGATAGCGTGACAGGAATTGGGAAATGTCCTCATGATTTCACTAAAGATCATGTCAAATACTTTGGTTACAATGATTTAGTGGTTCGACTAGAATATTCTGATTTAGAAGTTCATGAATTGATAACCCCACCACgcaaaataaaatggaaACCTCATATCGACATCAAACTGAAGGTGGAACTATACTATAAGATTCTGGAAAAGATCAATAATTTCTATGGGAGTGTCCTAAGTCGGTTGGAACGTATTAAATTGGATAGTATGACTAAAGATAAAGTTCTTAGTGGACAAGCTAAAATTATCGAATTGAAGAGCAATGCTACAGAGGAGCAAAAATTAATGTTGCAAGACCTGGATACTTTTTACGCAGATAGTCCTTGCGATCAACATTTACCATTGAACCTGGTTATCAAATCTCTATACGATAAGGCTGTAAATTGGAACTCTACATTTGCGATATTTGCAAAAAGCTATTTGCCTTCTGAAACTGATATTAGTCGTATCACGGCCAAGCAGCTGAAAAAACTGTTTTACGAttcttcaagaaaagaCAGCGAAGACAAAAAATCACTTCATGATGAAAAGGCGAAGACGAGGAAACCAGAAAAGAACGAATTACCGTTAGAGGGATTGAAAGATGTCGAAAAGCCGAAAATTGATAGCAAGAATACGACAGAGAATCGTGACAGAACGAACGAACCACAGAATGCCGTGACGATAACCACTTTTAAAGACGACACTCCAATTATTCCAACAAGTGGTACTAGTCACTTGACAGTTACACCTTCTGCATCGTcggtttcttcttctttgacCCCTCAAACCGAAGAACGTCCGCCAATAAGCAGAAGTGGAACAGGTATATCTATGACTCATGATAAAAGCACTAGACCTAACATAAGAAAAATGAGTAGTGATAGTAGTTTATGTGGACTAGCATCACTTGCTAATGAATatagtaaaaataataagGTGAGTAAGCTAGCTACATTTTTCGATCAAATGCATTTTGATGCCCTGTCGAAAGAATTTGAACTGGAACGTGAAAGGGAAAGATTACAACTTAATAAGGATAAATACCAAGCCATACGATTACAAACATCCACACCAATTGTGGAAATTTATAAAAATGTCAAAGACGCAGTTGATGAACCGCTTCACTCTAGAAGTTCAGGCAATAATTTGTCATCTGCGAATGTTAAGACTTTGGAGGCACCTGTGGGAGAACATTCCCGGGCCAATAATTGTAATCCTCCTAATTTAGATCAAAACTTGGAAACTGAATTAGAAAATTCCATTAGCCAATGGGGAGAAAACATTTTGAACCCCTCTGGAAAGACCACCGCAAGTACTCATTTAAATTCTAAGCCAGTAGTAAAGGAAACTTCAGAAAATCCAAAGTCAATAGTTAGAGAATCAGATAATTCAAAGTCGGAGCCGCTTCCACCTgtaataacaacaacaactgTCAATAAGGTAGAATCCACTCCACAACCTGAAAAatcattattgatgaaaacCTTGAGCAACTTTTGGGCAGATCGATCTGCGTATTTGTGGAAACCCCTTGTTTATCCAACCTGTCCTTCGGAACACATTTTTACTGATAGTGACGTTATAATCCGCGAAGATGAACCAAGTTCCTTGATCGCATTTTGCTTAAGTACTTCTGACTatagaaataaaatgatgaactTGAATGtccagcaacaacagcagcagcaaacAGCAGAAGCTGCTCCTGCCAAAACAGGAGGAAACAGTGGAGGAACTACGCAAACCGGGGATCCTTCTGTTAACATTTCTCCCTCAGTTTCTACAACTTCTCATAATAAGGGGAGGGACTCAGAAATTTCATCCTTAGTAACCACCAAAGAGGGCTTGTTGAACACCCCTCCCATTGAAGGCGCCCGAGATAGGACCCCACAAGAATCACAAACGCATTCCCAAGCAAATTTAGATACTCTTCAAGAATTAGAGAAAATTatgacaaaaaaaacagcCACACACTTGAGATATCAATTTGAGGAGGGTTTAACGGTAATGTCatgtaaaattttcttcacaGAACATTTTGACGTGTTTAGAAAGATTTGTGATTGTCAAGAAAACTTCATTCAAAGTTTGTCAAGATGTGTTAAATGGGATTCCAATGGGGGGAAAAGTGGGAGCGGGTTTTTAAAGACTTTGGATGATAGATTTATTATAAAGGAGCTGTCACACGCAGAACTGGAAGCCTTCATAAAATTTGCACCAAGTTATTTTGAATACATGGCACAAGCAATGTTCCATGATTTGCCCACGACTTTGGCTAAAGTATTTGGgttttatcaaattcaagTAAAAAGCTCTATTTCAAGTTCCAAAAGTTATAAAATGGACGTTATCATTATGGAGAACTTATTTTatgagaagaaaacaacaagaatATTTGATTTGAAGGGTTCCATGAGAAATAGACATGTCGAACAAACAGGTAAAGCTAATGAAGTGTTGTTGGATGAAAATATGGTAGAGTATATTTACGAATCACCTATTCATGTTCGCGAATATGACAAGAAACTTTTAAGAGCTTCTGTTTGGAACGACACATTATTTTTGGCCAAAATGAATGTGATGGATTATTCCTTAGTCATTGGTATTGACAATGAAGGGTATACTTTGACAGTAGGAATCATTGATTTCATTCGAACGTTTACATGGGACAAAAAACTAGAAAGTTGGGTCAAAGAGAAAGGCCTAGTAGGGGGGGCCAGTGTGATCAAGCAGCCTACCGTTGTTACACCAAGACAATATAAAAAACGTTTTAGGGAAGCAATGGAGAGGTATATTTTGATGGTTCCTGATCCGTGGTATAGGGAAGGAAATTAA